A stretch of bacterium DNA encodes these proteins:
- a CDS encoding serine/threonine-protein kinase — MPGPGDQVGHFVVERPLGHGGEAAVFQGRDLRSGAAVVLKFLDPAQLGEVAAYERFRREVAIGRILDHPGVPRLIEACEDARPPYLVLDYTEGRPLRDFVSESHPLPVPQAIEIVTNLAEVVAYCHQHHVYHRDLKPENILVRVDVRVTIIDFGIALLDGAPRVTWRGFSGLVGTPEYMAPEQIRGERGGPETDVYALGLIFYELVSGRPPFRSANPLSTMYQHLNMDAEPLATLRPEVPPAIAAIIATAMRRRKQERFPHAGAFLDALRHPDAADMTVLSRPDPPLGAPPGENLLRHPLVVLGLVALGTAVAVLIAEVLLRH; from the coding sequence ATGCCGGGCCCTGGCGATCAGGTCGGTCATTTCGTCGTCGAGCGGCCGCTGGGACATGGCGGCGAAGCCGCCGTGTTCCAGGGGCGAGACCTGCGCAGCGGGGCCGCCGTTGTGCTCAAGTTCCTCGACCCCGCACAACTCGGCGAGGTTGCGGCATACGAGCGATTCCGCCGGGAGGTGGCCATCGGTCGTATCCTGGACCATCCCGGGGTGCCCCGGCTGATCGAAGCGTGCGAAGATGCGCGCCCCCCTTATCTCGTTCTGGATTACACGGAGGGGCGGCCCCTCCGGGACTTCGTGAGTGAGTCGCACCCGCTCCCGGTGCCGCAGGCGATTGAGATCGTCACCAACCTCGCAGAAGTGGTTGCCTATTGCCATCAACACCACGTGTACCACCGCGACCTGAAGCCCGAAAACATTCTTGTCAGGGTCGACGTTCGTGTGACGATCATCGATTTCGGGATCGCGCTGCTCGACGGCGCGCCGCGGGTGACGTGGCGCGGGTTCTCCGGGCTGGTGGGGACGCCGGAGTACATGGCCCCCGAGCAGATCCGCGGAGAGCGGGGTGGCCCCGAGACCGACGTCTACGCGCTCGGCTTGATCTTCTATGAACTAGTGTCGGGACGGCCGCCGTTCCGCAGCGCAAATCCCCTCAGCACGATGTACCAGCACCTCAACATGGACGCGGAACCGCTGGCGACGCTGCGGCCTGAGGTGCCCCCGGCGATCGCGGCGATCATCGCGACGGCGATGCGCCGGCGAAAACAGGAGCGGTTTCCGCACGCGGGAGCCTTCCTTGACGCGCTCCGGCATCCGGACGCAGCCGACATGACGGTGCTCTCGCGGCCCGATCCTCCCTTGGGTGCCCCGCCGGGCGAGAATCTGCTTCGGCACCCCCTCGTCGTTCTCGGGTTGGTCGCGCTCGGGACGGCGGTCGCAGTCCTCATCGCGGAAGTGCTGCTCCGTCACTAA
- a CDS encoding amidohydrolase family protein: MIRIEADRLIDGAGDQPHRPGRVDIEGDRVTGVDGRLGPSPDPLVLSLPGCSLLPGLWDFHSHLGLDTRRGQLSAQVRVPAGEYVANGVSRILEDLRAGVTGVRMCGDLHGIDLAVRRAVEEGAIVGPRLVAAGRAIRSPRCSGGAVASVLTDDPEEIERAARDNLEAGVDFVKLFVSDGVGNPSVDPTTCYYGEAHVAPAVRQAHEAGRPVAAHLLGGPGVAAAIGGGLDVIEHGWFLTDADLDLVQRYGTLITLTTGVLCGPRAHAFERNPETDARLRRLADRALETTRKVIARRMRYVVGTDALHGCLADELAWLVRLGESPMRAIQAATAWPAAALGLASSLGTVEVGKVADVIAVEGDPVEDIAALRRVRLVVSRGRIVYLEPQGAPA, from the coding sequence GTGATCCGGATCGAGGCGGACCGGCTGATCGACGGGGCGGGAGACCAACCGCACCGTCCCGGGCGCGTGGATATCGAGGGCGACCGCGTCACCGGGGTCGACGGCCGCCTGGGACCGTCGCCTGACCCGCTCGTCCTGTCTCTTCCCGGCTGCAGCCTGCTCCCCGGCCTGTGGGATTTTCACTCGCACCTCGGCCTGGACACACGCCGAGGCCAGCTCTCCGCGCAGGTCCGGGTGCCGGCGGGCGAGTACGTGGCGAACGGGGTGAGCCGGATCCTCGAAGATCTCCGGGCCGGCGTGACGGGCGTCCGGATGTGCGGGGATCTCCATGGAATCGATCTCGCGGTCCGGCGCGCCGTCGAGGAAGGAGCGATCGTCGGTCCCCGGTTGGTCGCCGCGGGGCGCGCCATTCGATCGCCTCGATGTTCCGGCGGGGCGGTCGCCTCCGTGCTGACCGACGACCCCGAGGAGATCGAGCGGGCCGCGCGCGACAACCTCGAGGCCGGCGTTGACTTCGTCAAGCTCTTCGTCTCCGATGGCGTGGGCAACCCTTCGGTCGACCCGACGACATGCTATTACGGGGAGGCTCACGTCGCCCCCGCCGTCAGACAGGCGCACGAAGCCGGCCGCCCTGTCGCGGCCCACCTTCTCGGCGGACCCGGGGTCGCCGCCGCCATCGGCGGCGGACTGGACGTCATCGAACACGGATGGTTTCTGACCGACGCGGACCTCGACCTGGTCCAGCGCTACGGGACGCTGATCACGCTCACCACCGGCGTGCTCTGCGGACCGCGGGCGCACGCCTTCGAGCGTAACCCCGAGACCGACGCACGGCTCCGGCGGCTGGCCGACCGTGCGCTGGAGACGACGCGAAAGGTGATCGCGCGGCGGATGCGATACGTCGTCGGCACGGACGCGCTCCATGGGTGCCTCGCGGACGAGCTGGCCTGGCTCGTGAGGCTCGGGGAGTCTCCCATGCGCGCGATCCAGGCGGCAACGGCGTGGCCGGCGGCGGCCCTCGGCCTGGCCTCCTCGCTCGGCACGGTCGAAGTGGGCAAGGTCGCCGACGTGATCGCGGTGGAGGGGGATCCGGTCGAAGACATCGCCGCGCTGCGCCGGGTGCGCCTGGTCGTGAGTCGTGGCCGGATCGTCTATCTCGAGCCGCAGGGAGCGCCCGCATGA
- a CDS encoding sugar ABC transporter permease: protein MAQMVAAPSGAKNGQVFGRGELARRRHDVVVAYLLLAPAVLLVLGVLAYPLGWLVEISLTNSSVLDTSTKLVWLGNYAGFLRDAEFWRASANTLGYLAITAILKMAVGVGIALLLARPFPGRPLVFVATFLPWAYPGGLGAVGWYWFLIPPLHSSYSVFMGDLHLFFDSRLGEGTWGFISLIAFNVWRGGSFVGIFLLAALNGIPEDLFDYATTEVKNAWRKFWMVTVPLLRPFLALATFLSLTGAAVDLGNVYYISGFRNVYPIVWTQAFHLALFGGQWGRAAALSLILMPVLTLILFICYRVFEPLEEDVA, encoded by the coding sequence ATGGCCCAGATGGTCGCGGCGCCCTCCGGCGCGAAGAACGGGCAGGTGTTTGGGAGGGGAGAGTTGGCGCGCCGGCGACACGACGTCGTCGTCGCGTACCTGTTGCTCGCCCCTGCGGTGTTGCTCGTCCTCGGCGTTCTCGCGTATCCTCTCGGCTGGCTGGTCGAGATCAGCCTGACCAACTCGTCGGTCCTGGACACGAGCACCAAGCTTGTATGGCTCGGCAACTACGCGGGATTCCTTCGCGACGCGGAGTTCTGGCGGGCGTCCGCCAACACGCTCGGGTACCTCGCGATCACGGCCATCCTCAAGATGGCGGTGGGCGTGGGCATCGCGCTCCTGCTCGCACGTCCGTTTCCGGGGAGGCCGCTCGTGTTCGTCGCCACATTCCTGCCGTGGGCGTACCCAGGCGGCCTCGGCGCGGTCGGCTGGTACTGGTTCCTGATCCCCCCCCTCCACTCCTCGTATTCTGTCTTCATGGGGGATCTGCACCTGTTCTTCGACAGCCGGCTGGGGGAGGGAACCTGGGGGTTCATCAGCCTGATCGCGTTCAACGTCTGGCGCGGCGGGTCGTTCGTCGGGATCTTCCTGCTTGCCGCGCTCAACGGGATCCCAGAAGATCTCTTCGACTATGCCACCACCGAAGTCAAGAACGCCTGGCGGAAGTTCTGGATGGTTACGGTGCCGCTGCTGCGGCCGTTCCTGGCGCTGGCGACGTTCCTCTCATTGACCGGGGCGGCCGTCGATCTGGGGAACGTCTATTATATATCCGGGTTCCGCAACGTGTATCCGATCGTCTGGACGCAGGCGTTCCACCTCGCGCTGTTCGGGGGACAGTGGGGGCGGGCGGCGGCGCTGTCGCTCATCCTCATGCCCGTGCTGACCCTCATCCTCTTCATCTGTTACCGCGTATTCGAGCCGCTCGAGGAGGACGTCGCGTGA
- a CDS encoding response regulator produces the protein MTERGAGDVLLVDDEALIRMGMRAMLQDLGYRVVGEAADGEDAVEKVAALDPDVVIMDIKMPGMDGLEATRRIMAEHPVPIIVLTAYNQRSLVEEAADAGVLAYLMKPVRESDIGPAIEVARARFAELIWLRRASADRPARADRGTVNQVEAATQLLRDRYRLTEAEATSRLRRLAQSSRRSIVEIAEAIIALEGKTG, from the coding sequence ATGACTGAGCGGGGAGCCGGGGATGTTTTGTTGGTCGACGACGAGGCGCTGATCCGGATGGGGATGCGGGCGATGCTGCAAGATCTCGGCTATCGGGTCGTCGGCGAGGCCGCCGATGGCGAGGACGCGGTCGAGAAAGTCGCCGCCCTCGATCCGGACGTCGTCATCATGGACATCAAGATGCCCGGGATGGATGGGCTCGAGGCGACCCGCCGGATCATGGCCGAGCACCCGGTGCCGATCATCGTGCTGACCGCCTACAACCAGCGCAGCTTGGTGGAGGAGGCCGCCGACGCCGGCGTGCTGGCGTACTTGATGAAGCCGGTGCGGGAGTCGGACATCGGTCCCGCGATCGAGGTGGCGCGCGCCCGGTTTGCCGAGCTCATATGGCTCCGACGCGCCTCTGCGGATCGCCCCGCGAGGGCTGATCGTGGCACGGTGAACCAGGTCGAGGCGGCCACCCAACTCTTGCGCGATCGATACCGGCTCACGGAAGCGGAGGCGACGTCGCGCCTGCGCCGCCTCGCTCAGAGCTCCCGCAGGTCGATCGTCGAGATCGCTGAGGCGATCATCGCGCTGGAGGGCAAGACGGGGTGA
- a CDS encoding APC family permease: MSNTTGFRKSLTLTGVTVNAMALIAPGAFLWITYQVQASQVDAAGASTAMDIWPGLALALVLAFLTAISYSMLSNLYPDAGTGSSYYFAEKAFLDKEESTFHRWARLAKYVVGWISHLYYWVYPGVMVAMMATMIVYVLGLFNVTLPPVAQVAIAVVFSFATAYVAYRGISGSTLASLMINVIQIAALVLISVLALSYRFGNPQHVTFLHPTLSSVVLPHNLSHVLFQSTIAILLLVGFESATALTAEALHPSFVSRGVILSLIIQGLIAYLFEYFAASAWVNTAYTLKDAKGKVLAGFDAAGFSQAPIGDMVRNLGDTMLGGIGFPLLLIIALTVAIAVFGTTLACMNTGVRLTYAMGRDEEVPAILGLLHGRFATPHFGVWIMAAVSAVIGGFGVLSVMNLTAITFLSNIGTFLLYGLTNVVAFVAFRRAPQAHTVKHVLVPLLGAFANLAMLLAVIYLGILGGGDTRTAALISLISTGVWFAAGLFYFVSNTRGRSREIWVEKQIGTA; this comes from the coding sequence ATGTCGAACACCACCGGGTTTCGTAAGAGCCTGACGCTCACCGGCGTGACCGTCAACGCCATGGCGCTCATCGCGCCGGGAGCCTTCTTGTGGATCACCTACCAGGTCCAAGCGTCCCAGGTCGACGCCGCCGGTGCGTCCACCGCGATGGACATCTGGCCGGGACTCGCGCTTGCGCTCGTCCTCGCCTTCCTGACCGCGATCTCGTACTCGATGCTGAGCAACCTGTACCCGGATGCCGGAACGGGATCCTCATATTACTTCGCGGAGAAGGCGTTCCTCGACAAGGAGGAAAGCACGTTTCACCGCTGGGCCCGCCTCGCCAAGTACGTCGTCGGATGGATCTCGCACCTCTACTACTGGGTCTACCCGGGCGTGATGGTGGCGATGATGGCGACCATGATCGTGTACGTCCTGGGTCTCTTCAACGTGACTCTCCCGCCGGTCGCCCAGGTCGCCATCGCGGTGGTGTTCTCCTTCGCCACGGCCTACGTGGCCTACCGGGGGATCTCCGGATCCACCCTGGCCAGCCTGATGATCAATGTCATCCAGATCGCGGCACTCGTGCTGATCTCGGTCCTGGCGCTCAGCTACCGGTTCGGCAACCCGCAGCACGTGACGTTCCTCCACCCGACGCTGTCGAGCGTCGTGCTCCCGCACAACCTGAGCCACGTTCTCTTCCAATCGACGATCGCGATCCTGCTGCTGGTCGGCTTCGAGTCGGCCACGGCGCTGACCGCCGAGGCCCTCCACCCCAGTTTTGTGAGCCGCGGCGTGATCCTCTCATTGATCATCCAGGGCCTGATCGCCTACCTCTTCGAGTACTTTGCGGCAAGCGCCTGGGTCAACACAGCCTACACCTTGAAGGACGCCAAGGGCAAGGTACTCGCGGGGTTTGACGCGGCCGGCTTCTCGCAGGCCCCGATCGGTGATATGGTGAGGAACCTGGGCGATACGATGCTGGGCGGCATCGGGTTCCCCCTCCTGCTCATCATCGCGCTGACGGTTGCGATCGCCGTCTTCGGGACCACCCTCGCGTGCATGAACACGGGCGTCCGCCTGACCTACGCGATGGGACGGGACGAAGAAGTACCGGCCATCCTCGGTCTCCTGCACGGCCGCTTCGCCACCCCACACTTTGGTGTGTGGATCATGGCGGCCGTCTCCGCGGTCATCGGCGGGTTCGGGGTGCTTTCCGTCATGAACCTTACCGCCATCACGTTCCTGTCGAACATCGGCACGTTCCTGCTCTACGGGCTGACCAACGTGGTGGCTTTCGTCGCGTTCCGCCGGGCGCCCCAGGCTCATACCGTGAAGCACGTGCTGGTCCCGCTTCTCGGAGCGTTCGCCAACCTGGCGATGCTGCTGGCGGTGATCTACTTGGGGATCCTGGGCGGCGGCGACACGCGCACCGCCGCGCTGATCTCGCTCATCTCGACGGGGGTGTGGTTCGCCGCCGGGCTCTTCTACTTCGTCTCGAACACCCGTGGGCGGAGCCGGGAGATCTGGGTCGAGAAACAAATCGGCACCGCGTGA
- a CDS encoding protein phosphatase 2C domain-containing protein, translated as MKQVPRAPVRPTESLSLEVGSATDPGRVRPKNEDYVRYEVPTDPLLHASRGSLFIVADGVGGAGGGAVASAEAAHTVAQEYYLNLRGDPGRILRRAIEQANLHVYHLREGHPALSGMQTTLTSLVVRGGRYWLGHVGDSKAFLVRGGAVRQLTRDHTIVQEMRRLGLVDAPGADRHPHRHLLTRTIGGDILVAVDLRSGPAQRGDCFILATDGVLEHLTPEDVRATFTNFPPDAAAAACVREANRRGGFDNLTVLAIRITG; from the coding sequence GTGAAGCAGGTCCCGCGCGCGCCTGTTCGTCCCACCGAGTCGCTGAGCCTGGAAGTCGGCAGCGCGACTGATCCCGGGCGGGTCCGGCCGAAGAACGAGGACTATGTTCGCTATGAAGTCCCTACAGATCCGCTCCTGCACGCCAGCCGCGGGAGCCTGTTCATCGTCGCCGATGGCGTCGGGGGAGCGGGCGGGGGAGCCGTGGCGAGCGCGGAAGCCGCGCACACGGTCGCTCAGGAATATTACCTCAACCTGCGAGGAGATCCCGGGCGGATCCTCCGCCGGGCGATCGAACAGGCCAACCTTCACGTCTATCACCTTCGCGAGGGGCATCCCGCGCTCTCCGGGATGCAGACCACGCTGACGTCGCTCGTCGTCCGCGGCGGACGGTACTGGCTCGGACACGTCGGGGATTCCAAAGCCTTCCTGGTCCGCGGCGGCGCGGTTCGGCAGCTGACCCGAGACCACACAATCGTCCAGGAGATGCGGCGCCTCGGCCTCGTGGACGCCCCGGGTGCCGATCGCCACCCGCATCGCCACCTGTTGACGAGAACGATCGGCGGGGACATTTTGGTTGCGGTCGATCTCAGGAGCGGCCCGGCGCAGCGCGGCGATTGCTTCATCCTCGCGACCGACGGTGTGCTCGAACACCTGACCCCAGAGGACGTCCGCGCCACCTTCACGAACTTTCCCCCCGACGCAGCGGCGGCGGCCTGCGTTCGAGAAGCCAACCGGCGGGGTGGGTTTGACAATCTGACCGTGCTGGCGATCCGCATCACCGGCTGA
- a CDS encoding sugar ABC transporter permease has product MAQRVLAGPRPGTTRPLGSPRAVIRRRREIVVAYLLLAPALLFVMGLLAYPIGWEVWASLTNSSVQRVSASYVGLYNYLVFLNDPEFWVAARNTIGFLALTAALKLALGTAVALALWRPFRVRPIVLLAVFLPWAYPAGAAMIGWDRFMSPPVHTAYSVLMGNLSVYFDRWLGNGTWGFLTLVLVNSWRGAAFTGIFLLAGLNGLPRELFDYAALEVRTTWRCFRLVTLPLLRPFLALATLLSLTTAVADLGNAWLLTGGRNVYPIVWTDSFRYALIAGQWGKASALALMLVPVLALLLFACYRLFDPLEEGQP; this is encoded by the coding sequence ATGGCCCAGCGCGTTCTCGCGGGACCGCGGCCGGGCACGACGCGCCCGCTCGGCTCGCCTCGGGCCGTGATCCGACGGCGGCGCGAGATCGTCGTGGCCTACCTCCTGCTCGCCCCGGCCCTGCTGTTCGTCATGGGCCTCCTCGCCTACCCGATCGGCTGGGAGGTGTGGGCCAGCCTGACCAACAGCTCCGTGCAGCGCGTCTCGGCAAGCTACGTCGGCTTGTACAATTACCTGGTCTTTCTCAACGATCCGGAGTTCTGGGTTGCGGCCCGCAACACGATCGGGTTTCTTGCCCTCACGGCCGCGCTCAAGCTCGCGCTCGGGACCGCCGTGGCCCTGGCGTTGTGGCGCCCCTTCCGGGTCCGGCCGATCGTGCTCCTGGCCGTGTTCCTGCCCTGGGCCTATCCCGCCGGCGCCGCGATGATCGGTTGGGATCGGTTCATGAGCCCTCCGGTGCACACCGCCTACAGCGTCCTCATGGGGAACCTCAGCGTCTACTTCGATCGGTGGCTGGGCAACGGCACGTGGGGGTTCCTCACCCTCGTCCTCGTCAATAGTTGGCGCGGCGCGGCGTTCACTGGGATCTTCCTGCTCGCCGGGCTCAACGGGCTCCCGCGAGAACTCTTCGATTACGCCGCCCTCGAGGTTCGGACCACGTGGCGGTGCTTCCGATTGGTGACCCTGCCCCTCCTCCGACCGTTCTTGGCCCTGGCCACGCTCCTCTCCCTCACCACCGCCGTCGCCGACCTGGGGAACGCCTGGCTCCTGACGGGCGGGCGCAACGTGTACCCGATCGTCTGGACCGACTCCTTCCGCTACGCGCTCATTGCCGGGCAGTGGGGAAAGGCCTCCGCGCTCGCGCTCATGCTGGTCCCCGTGCTGGCGCTCCTCCTCTTTGCCTGCTACCGGCTGTTTGACCCCCTCGAGGAGGGGCAGCCATGA
- a CDS encoding NAD(P)-dependent oxidoreductase — translation MKTVGVIGLGEMGLPMAANLAARGFEVTGYDIRAAAVEALETVGGRRVGSVGAASRGQDAIVVMVRTPAQAEQVVLGPGGVLEEARADVIVIVMSTIGVASMRRLGAAARERGLAFLDAPVSGGRARAEAGTLTIIVGGSIQDLATARPVLGAMGSQIEHVGDVGAGTAVKMANQVLLTTSLLAAREVADLAAAQGVPAERLWEVLRTCTGTTWVVENWPTVAAWLRDYRPGSSLDILVKDTALALALARDLGLPARLVPLSARMIQELTRSLGGVRRLRSSPPSTRARTSRRRARRSGGRGARRG, via the coding sequence ATGAAGACGGTCGGCGTGATCGGGCTCGGCGAGATGGGCTTGCCCATGGCCGCGAACCTCGCGGCCCGCGGATTTGAGGTGACGGGGTACGACATCCGCGCGGCCGCGGTCGAGGCCCTGGAGACCGTGGGGGGCCGGCGAGTCGGATCCGTCGGCGCCGCGTCGCGCGGTCAGGATGCGATCGTGGTCATGGTGCGGACTCCCGCCCAGGCGGAGCAGGTCGTGTTGGGCCCGGGCGGCGTGCTTGAGGAAGCGCGGGCGGACGTGATCGTGATTGTGATGAGCACGATCGGGGTCGCGTCGATGCGGCGGCTCGGCGCCGCCGCGCGGGAACGTGGCCTCGCGTTCCTCGACGCCCCCGTCAGCGGCGGGCGGGCCCGCGCCGAGGCAGGCACCCTCACCATCATCGTCGGCGGCTCGATCCAGGACCTCGCGACGGCGCGGCCCGTGCTGGGCGCGATGGGGTCGCAGATCGAGCACGTCGGCGATGTCGGCGCCGGGACCGCCGTGAAAATGGCGAACCAGGTGCTCTTGACCACGAGCCTGCTGGCGGCGCGCGAGGTCGCGGACCTCGCCGCCGCGCAGGGTGTTCCGGCCGAGCGGCTGTGGGAGGTGCTGCGGACGTGCACCGGGACGACGTGGGTCGTCGAGAACTGGCCCACGGTCGCCGCCTGGCTCCGCGATTACCGCCCCGGATCCTCCCTCGACATCCTCGTGAAGGATACCGCTCTCGCGCTCGCTCTCGCGCGGGACCTCGGCCTCCCTGCCCGCCTCGTCCCCTTGAGCGCGCGGATGATCCAAGAGCTCACCCGCAGCCTCGGCGGCGTCAGGCGCCTTCGATCATCGCCGCCGTCAACCCGCGCACGTACGAGCCGGCGAAGAGCGCGGCGATCAGGAGGACGGGGAGCCCGCCGAGGCTGA
- a CDS encoding carbohydrate ABC transporter permease: MRTTRRFRRLVQGVLLVLLAAYSIFPIYMVTVESLKTVDEDVFGSPFYVRHPSLEWYQNLFEEHEWMTHARIVTRTVPFLVWSRNTAIVFSAALAVILLSSLMAGYALGRLRPPAWRGWRRVLLATFLIPQTILFLPLYKVVFHLHLDDNLLALVLTYPMLAIPFCAWLFSVYFQKLSPDIEESAYIEGAGRFTAFLRIVLPMSWPVVVAAGLFALGVISSDFMFAGVFLPNQWHQTIAAGMATMDVSLEDLSVVSGISLGGLPVLLIAALFAGSYVRGLTAAMIEGA; encoded by the coding sequence GTGAGGACGACCCGGCGCTTTCGCCGGCTCGTCCAGGGCGTCCTGCTCGTCCTTCTGGCCGCATACAGCATCTTTCCCATCTACATGGTCACGGTCGAGTCGCTCAAGACCGTCGACGAAGATGTCTTCGGCAGCCCCTTCTATGTCCGCCATCCTTCTTTGGAGTGGTACCAAAATCTCTTTGAAGAACACGAGTGGATGACCCACGCCAGAATCGTCACGCGCACGGTCCCGTTCCTGGTCTGGTCCAGGAACACCGCGATCGTCTTCAGCGCAGCGCTCGCGGTCATCCTGCTCAGCAGCCTGATGGCCGGGTACGCCCTCGGCCGCCTACGCCCGCCGGCGTGGCGAGGGTGGCGCCGGGTGCTGTTGGCGACGTTCCTCATCCCCCAGACGATCCTGTTTCTCCCGCTCTATAAGGTGGTGTTCCACCTCCACCTCGACGACAATCTCCTGGCGTTGGTGCTGACGTATCCGATGCTGGCGATCCCCTTCTGCGCGTGGCTGTTCTCCGTCTACTTCCAGAAGCTCAGCCCGGACATCGAGGAATCCGCGTACATCGAGGGAGCCGGCCGGTTCACCGCGTTCTTGCGCATCGTCCTCCCGATGAGCTGGCCCGTGGTCGTCGCCGCCGGGCTCTTTGCCCTCGGGGTGATCAGCAGCGACTTCATGTTTGCCGGTGTGTTCCTCCCCAACCAGTGGCATCAGACGATCGCGGCCGGGATGGCGACGATGGACGTGAGCCTCGAAGACCTCTCCGTGGTCTCCGGGATCAGCCTCGGCGGGCTCCCCGTCCTCCTGATCGCCGCGCTCTTCGCCGGCTCGTACGTGCGCGGGTTGACGGCGGCGATGATCGAAGGCGCCTGA
- a CDS encoding carbohydrate ABC transporter permease, with protein MTAPRWLHPCLRACGLALIAAGSVFPIYMIAIESLKSVHEDVTGNPLIVLHPTLKWYLGLFDPVVWLRGEIAVQSVPFLVWLANTAIVFAGALAITLVTSVMGAYALGRLRPPGWRTWRRALFATYLIPQSLLFLPLYTLVFRLNLDDNLLALILIYPMLAVPFCVWLLSAYYQRLDPEVEESAYIEGASRTTAFLRIILPMSWPTVVAAGVFALGVISSDSIFAAVFLPNQFHQTLAAGLGTMGPSMDNLSVVAAVNLAAGTVVPIAALSAGAYVRGLTAAMVEGA; from the coding sequence ATGACGGCGCCCCGCTGGCTCCACCCGTGCCTCCGGGCGTGCGGGCTCGCGCTCATCGCCGCCGGGAGCGTGTTCCCCATCTACATGATCGCGATTGAATCGCTGAAGTCCGTCCACGAGGACGTCACCGGAAATCCCTTGATCGTGCTCCATCCCACGCTGAAGTGGTATCTCGGCCTGTTCGACCCGGTCGTGTGGCTGCGCGGCGAGATCGCCGTTCAGAGCGTCCCGTTCCTCGTCTGGCTCGCCAATACGGCGATTGTGTTTGCCGGCGCGCTCGCCATCACGCTCGTCACGAGCGTGATGGGGGCCTACGCCCTGGGGCGCCTCCGCCCCCCGGGGTGGCGCACCTGGCGGCGGGCCTTGTTCGCGACCTACCTGATCCCCCAGTCGCTTTTGTTTCTCCCCCTGTACACCCTCGTCTTTCGCCTCAATCTGGACGACAACTTGCTCGCCCTGATCCTCATCTACCCGATGCTCGCCGTGCCGTTCTGCGTCTGGCTCCTCTCTGCCTACTACCAGCGGCTCGATCCCGAGGTCGAAGAGTCTGCTTACATCGAAGGAGCCAGCCGCACGACGGCATTCCTCCGGATCATCCTGCCCATGAGCTGGCCGACCGTGGTCGCGGCGGGCGTCTTCGCCTTGGGGGTGATCAGCAGCGACTCGATCTTCGCCGCGGTGTTCCTGCCGAACCAGTTCCACCAGACCCTCGCGGCCGGTCTCGGCACCATGGGGCCGAGCATGGACAATCTCTCGGTGGTGGCGGCCGTCAATCTGGCGGCGGGGACGGTCGTGCCGATCGCCGCCCTCTCGGCCGGGGCCTACGTGCGCGGGCTGACCGCCGCGATGGTTGAAGGCGCCTGA